Proteins encoded in a region of the Coffea eugenioides isolate CCC68of chromosome 4, Ceug_1.0, whole genome shotgun sequence genome:
- the LOC113769573 gene encoding uncharacterized protein LOC113769573 isoform X2 — protein MVQATKSGELQRGEMAAVKRELEDPLEEEYGPLNKRSKHSSSLQGTGEVGGFPVAPPAQYNPLDEPSPLGLRLRKSPSLLELIQMRLSQANSPKGASSSKKELKGAAASGSSEKLKASNFPATILRIGTWEYKSRYEGDLVAKCYFAKHKLVWEVLDGGLKNKIEIQWSDIMALKGNYPDDGPGTLDVVLARQPLFFRETNPQPRKHTLWQATSDFTGGQASIQRRHFLQCPQGLLGKHFEKLIQCDPRLNFLSKQGEITLDSPYFEPRISVFDDPSENKAAFDLNNHESPTFFNLRDAASPSGGQSSSSRNEQDTVSRPRESIRHETPSPSSVMDTHVIEEIKNSGGEQWKELSSWHQIRVPGLHSSMSMSDLVSHLENRISEQRTSDNFILSSDERQGLEILEEINRCLFSDSQYVPASDEKSLMSRVNSLCCLLQKDPMTGQILPSKSESISDVLVMDKRIDDSSFTLQASGSNIDEKSAVAEGEMEDILGCKQPPPMSRKDSVGDLLLNLPRIASLPQFLFNISEDVDNQAR, from the exons ATGGTTCAGGCGACGAAAAGCGGCGAGTTGCAGAGAGGGGAAATGGCGGCAGTGAAGAGGGAACTTGAAGACCCTTTGGAAGAAGAATATGGCCCTCTTAATAAGCGATCCAAACACTCTTCTTCGCTTCAA GGAACTGGGGAAGTGGGTGGCTTTCCAGTGGCACCGCCGGCTCAGTATAACCCATTAGACGAGCCGAGTCCATTGGGATTGAGGCTGAGGAAAAGTCCTTCCCTTTTGGAATTGATCCAAATGAGGCTTTCTCAAGCTAATTCACCTAAGGGTGCAAGTTCCAGTAAAAAAGAGCTTAAAGGGGCCGCTGCTTCTGGTTCCTCTGAGAAGCTCAAGGCctcaaattttccagcaacgATTCTGCGAATTGGGACCTGGGAG TATAAGTCAAGATATGAAGGGGATTTGGTAGCAAAGTGTTATTTTGCAAAGCATAAGCTTGTATGGGAGGTTCTTGATGGCGGGCTCAAGAATAAGATTGAAATTCAATGGTCTGATATAATGGCTTTGAAGGGGAATTATCCTGATGATGGACCGGGGACTTTGGATGTAGTG CTTGCAAGACAACCTCTTTTCTTTAGGGAGACAAATCCACAGCCTAGGAAGCATACCCTGTGGCAGGCAACATCTGATTTTACTGGGGGTCAGGCCAGCATACAAAG GCGTCATTTTCTGCAGTGTCCACAAGGCTTGTTGGGAAAGCATTTCGAAAAGCTTATTCAATGTGATCCTCGTCTTAACTTCCTGAGTAAACAAGGAGAGATAACGTTGGATTCTCCATATTTTGAACCCAGAATCTCTGTGTTTGATGACCCAAGTGAAAACAAAGCTGCATTTGATTTGAACAATCATGAGAGTCCCACTTTCTTCAACCTGAGGGATGCAGCATCACCATCAGGTGGTCAATCATCTTCTTCGAGGAATGAACAAGACACTGTTAGTAGACCTCGAGAATCTATTAGACATGAAACACCATCACCCAGCTCAG TAATGGATACGCATGtaattgaagaaataaaaaatagtgGAGGAGAGCAATGGAAGGAACTTAGCAGCTGGCATCAGATCAGAGTACCGGGGTTGCATTCTTCTATGTCTATGAGTGATCTTGTGAGCCATCTTGAAAATCGGATATCAGAGCAGAGGACATCTGACAATTTCATCCTCTCAAGTGACGAACGACAAGGGCTGGAGATCCTGGAAGAAATTAACCGATGTTTGTTTAGTGACTCTCAATACGTGCCAGCTTCTGATGAAAAGTCTCTCATGTCAAGGGTCAATTCTCTGTGCTGTCTTCTGCAGAAAGACCCTATGACAGGCCAAATATTGCCATCTAAAAGTGAGAGCATTTCTGATGTGTTGGTGATGGATAAGAGAATAGATGATTCAAGCTTTACTTTACAGGCCAGTGGAAGCAACATCGATGAAAAGTCTGCCGTAGCTGAGGGGGAAATGGAAGATATCTTAGGGTGCAAGCAGCCTCCTCCTATGTCTAGAAAGGACTCTGTTGGGGACTTGCTGCTAAATCTTCCAAGGATAGCATCTCTGCCTCAGTTCTTATTCAACATCTCAGAAGATGTTGACAATCAAGCTCGGTAG
- the LOC113769573 gene encoding uncharacterized protein LOC113769573 isoform X3, translating to MAAVKRELEDPLEEEYGPLNKRSKHSSSLQQGTGEVGGFPVAPPAQYNPLDEPSPLGLRLRKSPSLLELIQMRLSQANSPKGASSSKKELKGAAASGSSEKLKASNFPATILRIGTWEYKSRYEGDLVAKCYFAKHKLVWEVLDGGLKNKIEIQWSDIMALKGNYPDDGPGTLDVVLARQPLFFRETNPQPRKHTLWQATSDFTGGQASIQRRHFLQCPQGLLGKHFEKLIQCDPRLNFLSKQGEITLDSPYFEPRISVFDDPSENKAAFDLNNHESPTFFNLRDAASPSGGQSSSSRNEQDTVSRPRESIRHETPSPSSVMDTHVIEEIKNSGGEQWKELSSWHQIRVPGLHSSMSMSDLVSHLENRISEQRTSDNFILSSDERQGLEILEEINRCLFSDSQYVPASDEKSLMSRVNSLCCLLQKDPMTGQILPSKSESISDVLVMDKRIDDSSFTLQASGSNIDEKSAVAEGEMEDILGCKQPPPMSRKDSVGDLLLNLPRIASLPQFLFNISEDVDNQAR from the exons ATGGCGGCAGTGAAGAGGGAACTTGAAGACCCTTTGGAAGAAGAATATGGCCCTCTTAATAAGCGATCCAAACACTCTTCTTCGCTTCAA CAGGGAACTGGGGAAGTGGGTGGCTTTCCAGTGGCACCGCCGGCTCAGTATAACCCATTAGACGAGCCGAGTCCATTGGGATTGAGGCTGAGGAAAAGTCCTTCCCTTTTGGAATTGATCCAAATGAGGCTTTCTCAAGCTAATTCACCTAAGGGTGCAAGTTCCAGTAAAAAAGAGCTTAAAGGGGCCGCTGCTTCTGGTTCCTCTGAGAAGCTCAAGGCctcaaattttccagcaacgATTCTGCGAATTGGGACCTGGGAG TATAAGTCAAGATATGAAGGGGATTTGGTAGCAAAGTGTTATTTTGCAAAGCATAAGCTTGTATGGGAGGTTCTTGATGGCGGGCTCAAGAATAAGATTGAAATTCAATGGTCTGATATAATGGCTTTGAAGGGGAATTATCCTGATGATGGACCGGGGACTTTGGATGTAGTG CTTGCAAGACAACCTCTTTTCTTTAGGGAGACAAATCCACAGCCTAGGAAGCATACCCTGTGGCAGGCAACATCTGATTTTACTGGGGGTCAGGCCAGCATACAAAG GCGTCATTTTCTGCAGTGTCCACAAGGCTTGTTGGGAAAGCATTTCGAAAAGCTTATTCAATGTGATCCTCGTCTTAACTTCCTGAGTAAACAAGGAGAGATAACGTTGGATTCTCCATATTTTGAACCCAGAATCTCTGTGTTTGATGACCCAAGTGAAAACAAAGCTGCATTTGATTTGAACAATCATGAGAGTCCCACTTTCTTCAACCTGAGGGATGCAGCATCACCATCAGGTGGTCAATCATCTTCTTCGAGGAATGAACAAGACACTGTTAGTAGACCTCGAGAATCTATTAGACATGAAACACCATCACCCAGCTCAG TAATGGATACGCATGtaattgaagaaataaaaaatagtgGAGGAGAGCAATGGAAGGAACTTAGCAGCTGGCATCAGATCAGAGTACCGGGGTTGCATTCTTCTATGTCTATGAGTGATCTTGTGAGCCATCTTGAAAATCGGATATCAGAGCAGAGGACATCTGACAATTTCATCCTCTCAAGTGACGAACGACAAGGGCTGGAGATCCTGGAAGAAATTAACCGATGTTTGTTTAGTGACTCTCAATACGTGCCAGCTTCTGATGAAAAGTCTCTCATGTCAAGGGTCAATTCTCTGTGCTGTCTTCTGCAGAAAGACCCTATGACAGGCCAAATATTGCCATCTAAAAGTGAGAGCATTTCTGATGTGTTGGTGATGGATAAGAGAATAGATGATTCAAGCTTTACTTTACAGGCCAGTGGAAGCAACATCGATGAAAAGTCTGCCGTAGCTGAGGGGGAAATGGAAGATATCTTAGGGTGCAAGCAGCCTCCTCCTATGTCTAGAAAGGACTCTGTTGGGGACTTGCTGCTAAATCTTCCAAGGATAGCATCTCTGCCTCAGTTCTTATTCAACATCTCAGAAGATGTTGACAATCAAGCTCGGTAG
- the LOC113769573 gene encoding uncharacterized protein LOC113769573 isoform X1 produces the protein MVQATKSGELQRGEMAAVKRELEDPLEEEYGPLNKRSKHSSSLQQGTGEVGGFPVAPPAQYNPLDEPSPLGLRLRKSPSLLELIQMRLSQANSPKGASSSKKELKGAAASGSSEKLKASNFPATILRIGTWEYKSRYEGDLVAKCYFAKHKLVWEVLDGGLKNKIEIQWSDIMALKGNYPDDGPGTLDVVLARQPLFFRETNPQPRKHTLWQATSDFTGGQASIQRRHFLQCPQGLLGKHFEKLIQCDPRLNFLSKQGEITLDSPYFEPRISVFDDPSENKAAFDLNNHESPTFFNLRDAASPSGGQSSSSRNEQDTVSRPRESIRHETPSPSSVMDTHVIEEIKNSGGEQWKELSSWHQIRVPGLHSSMSMSDLVSHLENRISEQRTSDNFILSSDERQGLEILEEINRCLFSDSQYVPASDEKSLMSRVNSLCCLLQKDPMTGQILPSKSESISDVLVMDKRIDDSSFTLQASGSNIDEKSAVAEGEMEDILGCKQPPPMSRKDSVGDLLLNLPRIASLPQFLFNISEDVDNQAR, from the exons ATGGTTCAGGCGACGAAAAGCGGCGAGTTGCAGAGAGGGGAAATGGCGGCAGTGAAGAGGGAACTTGAAGACCCTTTGGAAGAAGAATATGGCCCTCTTAATAAGCGATCCAAACACTCTTCTTCGCTTCAA CAGGGAACTGGGGAAGTGGGTGGCTTTCCAGTGGCACCGCCGGCTCAGTATAACCCATTAGACGAGCCGAGTCCATTGGGATTGAGGCTGAGGAAAAGTCCTTCCCTTTTGGAATTGATCCAAATGAGGCTTTCTCAAGCTAATTCACCTAAGGGTGCAAGTTCCAGTAAAAAAGAGCTTAAAGGGGCCGCTGCTTCTGGTTCCTCTGAGAAGCTCAAGGCctcaaattttccagcaacgATTCTGCGAATTGGGACCTGGGAG TATAAGTCAAGATATGAAGGGGATTTGGTAGCAAAGTGTTATTTTGCAAAGCATAAGCTTGTATGGGAGGTTCTTGATGGCGGGCTCAAGAATAAGATTGAAATTCAATGGTCTGATATAATGGCTTTGAAGGGGAATTATCCTGATGATGGACCGGGGACTTTGGATGTAGTG CTTGCAAGACAACCTCTTTTCTTTAGGGAGACAAATCCACAGCCTAGGAAGCATACCCTGTGGCAGGCAACATCTGATTTTACTGGGGGTCAGGCCAGCATACAAAG GCGTCATTTTCTGCAGTGTCCACAAGGCTTGTTGGGAAAGCATTTCGAAAAGCTTATTCAATGTGATCCTCGTCTTAACTTCCTGAGTAAACAAGGAGAGATAACGTTGGATTCTCCATATTTTGAACCCAGAATCTCTGTGTTTGATGACCCAAGTGAAAACAAAGCTGCATTTGATTTGAACAATCATGAGAGTCCCACTTTCTTCAACCTGAGGGATGCAGCATCACCATCAGGTGGTCAATCATCTTCTTCGAGGAATGAACAAGACACTGTTAGTAGACCTCGAGAATCTATTAGACATGAAACACCATCACCCAGCTCAG TAATGGATACGCATGtaattgaagaaataaaaaatagtgGAGGAGAGCAATGGAAGGAACTTAGCAGCTGGCATCAGATCAGAGTACCGGGGTTGCATTCTTCTATGTCTATGAGTGATCTTGTGAGCCATCTTGAAAATCGGATATCAGAGCAGAGGACATCTGACAATTTCATCCTCTCAAGTGACGAACGACAAGGGCTGGAGATCCTGGAAGAAATTAACCGATGTTTGTTTAGTGACTCTCAATACGTGCCAGCTTCTGATGAAAAGTCTCTCATGTCAAGGGTCAATTCTCTGTGCTGTCTTCTGCAGAAAGACCCTATGACAGGCCAAATATTGCCATCTAAAAGTGAGAGCATTTCTGATGTGTTGGTGATGGATAAGAGAATAGATGATTCAAGCTTTACTTTACAGGCCAGTGGAAGCAACATCGATGAAAAGTCTGCCGTAGCTGAGGGGGAAATGGAAGATATCTTAGGGTGCAAGCAGCCTCCTCCTATGTCTAGAAAGGACTCTGTTGGGGACTTGCTGCTAAATCTTCCAAGGATAGCATCTCTGCCTCAGTTCTTATTCAACATCTCAGAAGATGTTGACAATCAAGCTCGGTAG